Proteins encoded by one window of Cannabis sativa cultivar Pink pepper isolate KNU-18-1 chromosome 4, ASM2916894v1, whole genome shotgun sequence:
- the LOC115714395 gene encoding vacuolar sorting protein 39 isoform X1, whose product MVHSAYDSFQLVTNCPTKIESIESYGSKLLLGCSDGSLRIYAPESSGSDRSPTSDYHTQVLELRKEPYVLERNVVGFSKKPLVSMEVLESKELLLSLSESIAFHRLQNLETVVVLTKAKGANVYSWDDRRGFLCFARQKRVCIFRHDGGRGFVEVKEFGVPDTVKSMSWCGENICLGIRREYMILNSTNGALSEIFPSGRLAPPLVVSLPSGQLLLGKDNIGVLVDQNGKLLQEGRVCWSEAPSVVIIQKPYAIALLPRFVEVRSLRPPYPLIQTVVLRNVRRLLRSNNSAVVALDNSVYGLFPVPLGAQIVQLTASGNFEEALALCKLLPPEDASLRAAKEGSIHIRYAHYLFDNGNYEEAMEHFLASQVDITYVLSLYSSIVLPKTSSVPEPEKLMDMSLDSSHLSRASSDMSDDMEPYHAPHLSDDESVALESKKMSHNTLMALVKFLQKKRYSIIEKATAEGTEEVVLDAVGDNFASYDSSRYKKLNKGRGNIPFSSGAREMAAVLDTALLQALLLTGQSLAALELLKGVNYCDVKICEEILQKCKNYTALLELYKSNSMHHEALKLLHQLIEDSKSNESPAELTQNFKPESIIEYLKPLCGTDPMLVLEFSMLVLESCPTQTIELFLSGNIPADLVNSYLKQHAPNMQGTYLELMLSMNENGISGNLQNEMVHIYLSEVLEWYSDLKTQQIWDEKTYSPTRKKLLSALESISGYNPEYLLKRLPVNALYEERAILLGKMNQHELALSLYVHKLHVPELALSYCDRVYESALHLPSAKSSGNIYLTLLQIYLNPKRTTKNFESRITNFVSPQTTSIPKVGSAPSFKGRGRAGKKIAEIEGAEDIRVNHSSTDSSKSDGDTDEFNEEGSSTIMLDEVLDLLSKRWDRINGAQALRLLPRETKLQNLLPFLGPLLRKSSEAHRNFSVIKSLRQSESLQVKDELYNQRKAVVKITSDSMCSLCNKKIGTSVFAVYPNGKTLVHFVCFRDSQSMKAVGKGLPLRKR is encoded by the exons ATGGTTCACAGTGCCTACGATTCATTTCAGCTTGTTACTAATTGTCCAACAAAGATCGAATCCATCGAATCATATGGTTCGAAGCTCCTTCTCGGGTGCTCAGATGGATCACTTCGAATCTATGCTCCTGAATCTTCCGGTTCAGATCGTTCTCCAACATCTGATTACCATACTCAGGTCTTAGAGCTGAGAAAGGAGCCATACGTACTAGAGAGAAATGTGGTAGGTTTCTCTAAGAAACCTTTGGTATCAATGGAGGTCTTGGAATCAAAGGAGCTCCTTTTGTCCCTCTCAGAGTCGATTGCATTTCACAGGCTTCAAAATTTGGAGACTGTTGTTGTACTAACCAAGGCTAAGGGTGCAAATGTGTATTCATGGGATGATCGCAGAGGTTTCTTGTGCTTTGCCAGGCAAAAGAGGGTCTGTATTTTCAGACATGACG GGGGACGAGGTTTTGTGGAGGTGAAGGAATTTGGAGTTCCGGACACGGTGAAATCGATGTCCTGGTGTGGTGAAAATATATGTTTGGGGATTAGAAGAGAATACATGATACTCAATTCTACCAATGGGGCATTGTCTGAGATTTTTCCTTCGGGCAGGCTAGCTCCACCTTTGGTGGTCTCCTTGCCTTCTGGGCAACTCCTTCTTGGGAAG GATAACATTGGAGTACTTGTGGACCAAAATGGGAAGCTTCTTCAAGAAGGCAGGGTTTGTTGGTCAGAGGCTCCCTCAGTTGTCATCATTCAGAAGCCATATGCTATAGCTTTGTTACCAAGATTTGTTGAG GTTCGATCTCTTCGGCCTCCATACCCATTGATACAGACTGTTGTGCTTAGAAATGTCCGTCGTCTTCTCCGAAGCAACAATTCTGCAGTTGTTGCATTAGACAATTCTGTTTATGGTCTCTTCCCGGTTCCTCTTGGTGCACAG ATTGTACAATTAACTGCTTCTGGTAATTTTGAGGAAGCTTTGGCATTGTGTAAGCTACTTCCACCAGAAGATGCAAGCCTAAGAGCTGCTAAAGAAGGATCAATTCATATAAG ATATGCTCATTATCTTTTTGATAATGGGAATTATGAGGAGGCCATGGAGCATTTTCTAGCTTCTCAAGTAGATATAACGTATGTTCTTTCATTATATTCATCGATTGTTCTTCCAAAGACATCTTCTGTTCCCGAGCCAGAGAAGTTGATGGACATGTCTTTGGATTCCTCACATCTGTCAAGGGCTTCATCAGATATGTCGGATGACATGGAACCTTATCATGCACCCCATCTTTCAGATGATGAGAGTGTGGCACTCGAGTCCAAAAAAATGAGCCATAATACTCTCATGGCACTGGTGAAGTTTTTGCAAAAGAAGAGATATAGCATAATTGAGAAGGCCACTGCTGAGGGAACAGAAGAGGTTGTTTTAGATGCTGTTGGAGACAATTTTGCTTCTTATGATTCTAGTCGGTATAAGAAACTAAACAAG GGGCGTGGTAACATTCCCTTTAGCTCTGGTGCTCGAGAGATGGCAGCAGTACTTGATACAGCGTTACTCCAAGCTCTGCTTCTTACTGGACAATCTCTTGCAGCTTTGGAGTTATTGAAAGGTGTTAATTACTGTGATGTAAAAATATGTGAGGAGATTCTCCAAAAATGTAAAAACTATACTGCTTTATTGGAGCTTTACAAGAGCAATTCAATGCACCATGAAGCTCTGAAACTCTTGCATCAATTAATAGAAGATTCAAAATCTAATGAAAGCCCAGCTGAATTAACCCAAAATTTCAAGCCTGAATCTATTATTGAATATCTCAAG CCTCTCTGTGGGACTGATCCCATGCTTGTCCTAGAATTTTCAATGCTTGTTCTAGAAAGTTGTCCAACACAGACGATTGAGCTCTTCTTATCAGGCAACATTCCAGCAGACTTGGTAAACTCTTATTTGAAGCAGCATGCTCCAAACATGCAGGGCACATATTTGGAGCTTATGCTTTCAATGAATGAAAATGGGATCTCTGGCAACCTGCAAAATGAAATG GTACACATTTATCTCTCAGAAGTCCTTGAATGGTATTCAGATTTAAAAACTCAACAAATTTGGGACGAGAAAACTTACTCCCCAACTCGAAAGAAATTACTGTCTGCATTGGAGAGTATCTCAGGATATAACCCAGAGTATTTGTTGAAACGTCTCCCTGTTAATGCTTTGTATGAAGAACGTGCTATTTTGTTAGGAAAAATGAATCAGCATGAGCTGGCCTTGTCTCTGTATGTGCACAAG CTTCATGTCCCTGAGTTGGCTTTATCCTACTGTGATCGCGTCTATGAGTCAGCACTTCATCTACCATCTGCAAAGTCATCTGGCAATATATACCTCACTCTTCTGCAAATTTATCTTAATCCTAAGAGAACAACCAAAAACTTTGAAAGTCGTATAACAAATTTTGTATCGCCTCAGACTACAAGTATTCCTAAGGTTGGTTCTGCTCCTTCATTTAAAGGCAGAGGTCGTGCAGGTAAGAAAATTGCTGAGATTGAGGGGGCAGAGGACATTCGAGTCAATCATAGTAGCACTGACAGTAGCAAGAGTGATGGAGATACAGATGAATTTAACGAGGAAGGAAGTTCTACTATCATGCTTGATGAGGTCCTTGATTTGTTGAGCAAGAGATGGGATAGAATCAATGGAGCTCAGGCCCTCAGACTCTTACCTAGAGAAACTAAATTGCAG AATTTACTTCCATTCCTTGGACCCCTACTCAGGAAATCCAGCGAAGCTCATCGAAACTTCTCTGTGATCAAAAGTTTGCGACAAAGCGAAAGCCTGCAG GTTAAAGACGAGCTCTACAACCAGAGGAAAGCAGTTGTAAAGATTACCAGCGATAGCATGTGCTCACTCTGCAACAAGAAAATAGGGACGAGTGTTTTTGCCGTCTACCCCAATGGTAAAACACTAGTACACTTCGTTTGCTTCAGGGACTCACAGAGCATGAAAGCCGTGGGCAAAGGATTGCCACTGAGAAAGAGATAA
- the LOC115714395 gene encoding vacuolar sorting protein 39 isoform X2, with protein MSWCGENICLGIRREYMILNSTNGALSEIFPSGRLAPPLVVSLPSGQLLLGKDNIGVLVDQNGKLLQEGRVCWSEAPSVVIIQKPYAIALLPRFVEVRSLRPPYPLIQTVVLRNVRRLLRSNNSAVVALDNSVYGLFPVPLGAQIVQLTASGNFEEALALCKLLPPEDASLRAAKEGSIHIRYAHYLFDNGNYEEAMEHFLASQVDITYVLSLYSSIVLPKTSSVPEPEKLMDMSLDSSHLSRASSDMSDDMEPYHAPHLSDDESVALESKKMSHNTLMALVKFLQKKRYSIIEKATAEGTEEVVLDAVGDNFASYDSSRYKKLNKGRGNIPFSSGAREMAAVLDTALLQALLLTGQSLAALELLKGVNYCDVKICEEILQKCKNYTALLELYKSNSMHHEALKLLHQLIEDSKSNESPAELTQNFKPESIIEYLKPLCGTDPMLVLEFSMLVLESCPTQTIELFLSGNIPADLVNSYLKQHAPNMQGTYLELMLSMNENGISGNLQNEMVHIYLSEVLEWYSDLKTQQIWDEKTYSPTRKKLLSALESISGYNPEYLLKRLPVNALYEERAILLGKMNQHELALSLYVHKLHVPELALSYCDRVYESALHLPSAKSSGNIYLTLLQIYLNPKRTTKNFESRITNFVSPQTTSIPKVGSAPSFKGRGRAGKKIAEIEGAEDIRVNHSSTDSSKSDGDTDEFNEEGSSTIMLDEVLDLLSKRWDRINGAQALRLLPRETKLQNLLPFLGPLLRKSSEAHRNFSVIKSLRQSESLQVKDELYNQRKAVVKITSDSMCSLCNKKIGTSVFAVYPNGKTLVHFVCFRDSQSMKAVGKGLPLRKR; from the exons ATGTCCTGGTGTGGTGAAAATATATGTTTGGGGATTAGAAGAGAATACATGATACTCAATTCTACCAATGGGGCATTGTCTGAGATTTTTCCTTCGGGCAGGCTAGCTCCACCTTTGGTGGTCTCCTTGCCTTCTGGGCAACTCCTTCTTGGGAAG GATAACATTGGAGTACTTGTGGACCAAAATGGGAAGCTTCTTCAAGAAGGCAGGGTTTGTTGGTCAGAGGCTCCCTCAGTTGTCATCATTCAGAAGCCATATGCTATAGCTTTGTTACCAAGATTTGTTGAG GTTCGATCTCTTCGGCCTCCATACCCATTGATACAGACTGTTGTGCTTAGAAATGTCCGTCGTCTTCTCCGAAGCAACAATTCTGCAGTTGTTGCATTAGACAATTCTGTTTATGGTCTCTTCCCGGTTCCTCTTGGTGCACAG ATTGTACAATTAACTGCTTCTGGTAATTTTGAGGAAGCTTTGGCATTGTGTAAGCTACTTCCACCAGAAGATGCAAGCCTAAGAGCTGCTAAAGAAGGATCAATTCATATAAG ATATGCTCATTATCTTTTTGATAATGGGAATTATGAGGAGGCCATGGAGCATTTTCTAGCTTCTCAAGTAGATATAACGTATGTTCTTTCATTATATTCATCGATTGTTCTTCCAAAGACATCTTCTGTTCCCGAGCCAGAGAAGTTGATGGACATGTCTTTGGATTCCTCACATCTGTCAAGGGCTTCATCAGATATGTCGGATGACATGGAACCTTATCATGCACCCCATCTTTCAGATGATGAGAGTGTGGCACTCGAGTCCAAAAAAATGAGCCATAATACTCTCATGGCACTGGTGAAGTTTTTGCAAAAGAAGAGATATAGCATAATTGAGAAGGCCACTGCTGAGGGAACAGAAGAGGTTGTTTTAGATGCTGTTGGAGACAATTTTGCTTCTTATGATTCTAGTCGGTATAAGAAACTAAACAAG GGGCGTGGTAACATTCCCTTTAGCTCTGGTGCTCGAGAGATGGCAGCAGTACTTGATACAGCGTTACTCCAAGCTCTGCTTCTTACTGGACAATCTCTTGCAGCTTTGGAGTTATTGAAAGGTGTTAATTACTGTGATGTAAAAATATGTGAGGAGATTCTCCAAAAATGTAAAAACTATACTGCTTTATTGGAGCTTTACAAGAGCAATTCAATGCACCATGAAGCTCTGAAACTCTTGCATCAATTAATAGAAGATTCAAAATCTAATGAAAGCCCAGCTGAATTAACCCAAAATTTCAAGCCTGAATCTATTATTGAATATCTCAAG CCTCTCTGTGGGACTGATCCCATGCTTGTCCTAGAATTTTCAATGCTTGTTCTAGAAAGTTGTCCAACACAGACGATTGAGCTCTTCTTATCAGGCAACATTCCAGCAGACTTGGTAAACTCTTATTTGAAGCAGCATGCTCCAAACATGCAGGGCACATATTTGGAGCTTATGCTTTCAATGAATGAAAATGGGATCTCTGGCAACCTGCAAAATGAAATG GTACACATTTATCTCTCAGAAGTCCTTGAATGGTATTCAGATTTAAAAACTCAACAAATTTGGGACGAGAAAACTTACTCCCCAACTCGAAAGAAATTACTGTCTGCATTGGAGAGTATCTCAGGATATAACCCAGAGTATTTGTTGAAACGTCTCCCTGTTAATGCTTTGTATGAAGAACGTGCTATTTTGTTAGGAAAAATGAATCAGCATGAGCTGGCCTTGTCTCTGTATGTGCACAAG CTTCATGTCCCTGAGTTGGCTTTATCCTACTGTGATCGCGTCTATGAGTCAGCACTTCATCTACCATCTGCAAAGTCATCTGGCAATATATACCTCACTCTTCTGCAAATTTATCTTAATCCTAAGAGAACAACCAAAAACTTTGAAAGTCGTATAACAAATTTTGTATCGCCTCAGACTACAAGTATTCCTAAGGTTGGTTCTGCTCCTTCATTTAAAGGCAGAGGTCGTGCAGGTAAGAAAATTGCTGAGATTGAGGGGGCAGAGGACATTCGAGTCAATCATAGTAGCACTGACAGTAGCAAGAGTGATGGAGATACAGATGAATTTAACGAGGAAGGAAGTTCTACTATCATGCTTGATGAGGTCCTTGATTTGTTGAGCAAGAGATGGGATAGAATCAATGGAGCTCAGGCCCTCAGACTCTTACCTAGAGAAACTAAATTGCAG AATTTACTTCCATTCCTTGGACCCCTACTCAGGAAATCCAGCGAAGCTCATCGAAACTTCTCTGTGATCAAAAGTTTGCGACAAAGCGAAAGCCTGCAG GTTAAAGACGAGCTCTACAACCAGAGGAAAGCAGTTGTAAAGATTACCAGCGATAGCATGTGCTCACTCTGCAACAAGAAAATAGGGACGAGTGTTTTTGCCGTCTACCCCAATGGTAAAACACTAGTACACTTCGTTTGCTTCAGGGACTCACAGAGCATGAAAGCCGTGGGCAAAGGATTGCCACTGAGAAAGAGATAA
- the LOC115714467 gene encoding AP-3 complex subunit sigma: MIRAVMVINTQGKPRLAKFYDDQPLEKQQELIRNIYGVLCSRAENVSNFMEAGSFFGPDTRLVYKHFATLYFVFIFDRSENELAMLDLIQVFVETLDKCFRNVCELDIVLNYSKMHTILDEIVFGGQVLETSSAEVMKAVEEISKLEAASNSISLVPKSVSSWRSR, from the exons ATGATACGAGCGGTAATGGTGATAAACACGCAGGGCAAGCCTCGCCTTGCTAAATTCTACGATGATCAG cctctggagaaacagcaggAGCTTATCCGCAACATCTATGGAG TTCTGTGCAGCAGGGCTGAAAATGTAAGCAATTTCATGGAGGCTGGATCATTTTTCGGTCCG GATACTCGCCTTGTATACAAGCACTTTGCCACTCTGTACTTTGTGTTTATATTTGATCGGTCTGAAAATGAGCTTGCCATGCTTGATTTGATACAAG TATTTGTGGAAACTTTGGACAAATGCTTCAGAAATGTTTGTGAGCTTGACATAGTGTTGAACTACAGCAAG ATGCACACTATATTAGATGAGATTGTATTTGGAGGTCAAGTGTTGGAGACAAGTTCTGCAGAAGTTATGAAGGCCGTCGAAGAGATATCCAA GCTAGAAGCGGCCTCAAATTCCATATCTCTTGTCCCGAAATCTGTTTCTAGTTGGCGGAGTCGGTAG
- the LOC115714448 gene encoding uncharacterized protein LOC115714448 translates to MLEQNDNNDNDEEEEDISQLFTMLLSDSGDENGDTKTKVGHSTPGQPKLDHHYITSINTTLLTRQLPSQGLSFQLWPAATTLVTLLDDHRRNPNKSPLSPALRSRSSDGPDLPPLTILELGSGTGLLGIAAAVTLGANVTVTDLPHVIPNLQFNVDANAEALAVNGGTVKVASLSWGEAGDVELIGREFDVIIGSDVVYHDHLYEPLLQTLYFLLGGRGKTTSFVMAHLRRWKKESSFFKKAKKVFDMEVLYEDTPCNGSRLGVVVYRFTGKEKWNLNVVSATNKAG, encoded by the coding sequence ATGTTGGAACAAAACGATAATAATGATAatgacgaagaagaagaagacataAGCCAATTATTCACAATGCTTTTATCAGATTCAGGAGACGAAAATGGCGATACCAAGACAAAGGTGGGTCACTCTACTCCAGGACAGCCTAAGCTGGACCACCACTACATCACCTCCATTAACACAACCTTGCTCACCAGACAACTCCCATCTCAGGGCTTGTCCTTCCAGCTCTGGCCAGCAGCCACAACGCTTGTCACACTCCTCGACGACCACCGCCGTAACCCTAACAAGAGCCCACTCTCCCCAGCCCTACGATCGCGCTCATCCGACGGCCCAGATCTCCCCCCTCTCACAATCCTCGAGCTCGGTTCGGGAACCGGTTTGTTGGGGATCGCCGCGGCTGTGACGCTCGGTGCTAATGTAACGGTGACTGACCTCCCACACGTTATCCCCAATCTTCAATTCAATGTAGACGCAAACGCAGAAGCTTTGGCCGTTAACGGTGGGACCGTTAAGGTTGCGTCGTTGAGTTGGGGTGAGGCTGGTGACGTGGAGCTGATTGGGCGAGAGTTTGATGTTATTATAGGATCGGATGTAGTGTATCATGATCACCTGTATGAACCTTTGTTACAAACACTTTACTTCCTTTTGGGTGGTCGGGGGAAAACGACGTCGTTTGTTATGGCTCACTTAAGGAGGTGGAAGAAGGAGTCTTCTTTTTTCAAGAAGGCTAAGAAGGTTTTTGATATGGAGGTTTTGTATGAGGATACTCCTTGTAATGGGTCAAGGCTTGGAGTTGTCGTTTATCGTTTTACAGGGAAGGAAAAATGGAATTTGAATGTCGTTTCGGCTACTAACAAAGCAGGTTGA